In one window of Miscanthus floridulus cultivar M001 chromosome 12, ASM1932011v1, whole genome shotgun sequence DNA:
- the LOC136496048 gene encoding antimicrobial peptide 1-like, giving the protein MAIVVVAVVMAVSVTSVMAKDSSGTPSSLTTWSGADCSGDTSTIRSCGCTDLVFYAGQEFYYRGETATLYTGTGCAGKPYQVFEDTQACGDFGWRSINIDC; this is encoded by the coding sequence ATggccatcgtcgtcgtcgccgtcgtgaTGGCGGTGTCCGTGACAAGCGTCATGGCGAAGGACTCGTCGGGTACCCCGAGCTCCCTCACGACGTGGAGCGGGGCAGACTGCTCGGGGGACACGTCAACCATCAGGTCGTGCGGGTGCACCGACCTCGTGTTCTACGCCGGGCAAGAGTTCTACTACCGGGGCGAGACGGCCACGTTATACACCGGGACTGGCTGCGCCGGCAAGCCGTACCAGGTGTTCGAGGACACCCAGGCGTGCGGCGACTTTGGGTGGCGCAGTATCAACATCGACTGCTGA